Proteins encoded in a region of the Rhodococcus sp. SBT000017 genome:
- a CDS encoding GGDEF domain-containing protein, whose translation MIDGMPLIVVALDLANPIVREARTWRELAERDDLTGLYRRNVAVSVIDDWIAAGDEVMVMFADVDHFKQVNDGYGHAAGDAVLSAIADRLHALSHDDRIVCRYAGDEFLIASRPSVWPHRGFVWQFDEQRYLHDYIAAAAEAATHPLGIDGHERVSISTGEARRRPADSAATLIHRADTAMYRNKAHRVRER comes from the coding sequence GTGATCGACGGCATGCCTCTCATCGTCGTTGCCCTGGATCTTGCGAATCCTATTGTCCGTGAGGCACGAACGTGGCGAGAGCTCGCAGAACGCGACGACCTGACCGGGCTGTACCGTCGCAACGTGGCGGTCTCGGTCATCGACGATTGGATTGCAGCCGGCGACGAAGTAATGGTGATGTTTGCCGATGTCGATCACTTCAAGCAAGTCAACGACGGCTACGGCCATGCCGCCGGAGACGCAGTCCTGTCAGCGATCGCCGACCGACTTCACGCCCTGTCGCACGACGACAGAATCGTCTGCCGGTATGCGGGTGATGAGTTCCTGATCGCTTCCCGCCCATCCGTGTGGCCTCACCGAGGCTTCGTCTGGCAGTTCGACGAACAGCGTTACCTACACGACTACATCGCAGCGGCGGCAGAGGCAGCAACGCACCCCCTTGGAATCGATGGGCATGAGCGTGTATCCATAAGCACAGGTGAGGCAAGACGACGACCCGCCGATTCGGCCGCGACGCTCATTCATCGGGCCGACACCGCGATGTATCGGAACAAGGCACATCGCGTGCGGGAGCGATGA
- a CDS encoding molybdopterin-dependent oxidoreductase, producing the protein MSVVYGSCNLCEAICGLEFTVENDAVTAIRGDEKDPLSRGHICPKALSLIDLHSDTDRLTTPVKRVGQKWEKIGWDEAYDLVIDGLISTREKYGRNAVGIYQGNPNVHSMGAMTHGIPFTSLLRTRNRYSATSLDQLPHQLVDHLLYGHQLLLPIPDIDRTDFFLVLGGNPMASNGSMMTVPDFARRARALRKRGGRLVVVDPRKTETADIADTHFFVRPGTDALLLLAMIHIIVADGTVRVADYIDGADRLADLVAEFTPESVAPVVGIAAEEISTLARDFASAKSAVAYGRMGVSTQQFGTVCQWAIQVLNIITGNLDRPGGAMVTDPAIDLIKQGIVGRGHFDKWRSRVRDLPEFAGEYPCSTLVDEITTEGKDQIRAMAVLSGNPVLSMPGGTTLNDAFAGLDFMVSFDFYINETSRHAHVILPPTMSLERDHYDLIFNSFAVHNTAKYMPAVVPKKAEAKHDWEIFRDLSLRYKSRMAGSTIGRLKSRLTPKSVIGEARLRLSPARTLDILLRSQRKGLSLKKLRANPHGVDLGPLRPGFPQKLKTRDKRVQLIQDIVVAELPALVDLMHSSAVATGDELLLIGRRHLRSNNSWMHNTARLTKGKARHQLLAHPDDLQHRGIEDGAMVSVTSAAGTVDIEVAASEKMMPGVVSMPHGFGHQRPGVELSVATTVTGPSVNDITDPSRVDAVSANAILNGVPVQVRAK; encoded by the coding sequence ATGTCGGTTGTGTATGGCTCGTGCAATCTGTGCGAAGCGATCTGTGGGCTCGAGTTCACGGTGGAGAACGATGCGGTGACGGCCATCCGCGGTGACGAGAAGGACCCTCTCTCCCGCGGTCACATCTGCCCGAAGGCTCTGTCGCTGATCGACCTGCATTCCGATACCGATCGACTCACCACACCGGTCAAACGCGTGGGTCAGAAGTGGGAGAAGATCGGGTGGGACGAGGCGTACGACCTCGTGATCGACGGTCTGATCTCGACGCGTGAGAAGTACGGCCGCAATGCGGTCGGCATCTATCAGGGCAACCCCAACGTGCACTCGATGGGCGCGATGACCCACGGCATTCCCTTCACCTCGCTCCTGCGGACACGCAATCGATACTCCGCGACCTCGCTGGATCAACTCCCACATCAGCTCGTCGATCACCTGCTGTACGGGCATCAACTGCTGCTGCCGATCCCGGACATCGATCGAACCGACTTCTTCCTCGTCCTCGGCGGCAACCCGATGGCATCGAACGGTTCCATGATGACCGTCCCCGATTTCGCCAGACGAGCACGGGCACTGCGTAAACGGGGCGGACGGCTGGTCGTGGTGGATCCGCGCAAGACCGAGACCGCCGACATCGCAGACACGCACTTCTTCGTTCGCCCCGGCACCGATGCACTGCTACTGCTCGCGATGATCCACATCATCGTCGCCGACGGCACCGTGCGCGTGGCCGACTACATCGACGGGGCCGATCGCCTCGCAGACCTCGTCGCCGAGTTCACTCCCGAATCCGTTGCTCCGGTCGTGGGGATTGCGGCGGAAGAGATCTCGACCCTGGCACGTGATTTCGCCTCGGCGAAGTCCGCGGTGGCGTACGGCCGAATGGGGGTCTCGACCCAGCAGTTCGGCACCGTGTGCCAGTGGGCAATTCAGGTACTGAACATCATCACGGGCAATCTCGACCGCCCCGGCGGTGCCATGGTGACCGATCCCGCGATCGATCTGATCAAGCAGGGCATCGTCGGCCGCGGTCATTTCGACAAGTGGCGCAGCCGCGTTCGCGACCTGCCCGAGTTCGCAGGCGAATACCCCTGCTCGACGCTCGTCGACGAGATCACCACCGAGGGCAAGGATCAGATCCGCGCGATGGCGGTTCTGTCCGGTAATCCGGTGTTGTCGATGCCCGGCGGCACCACCTTGAACGACGCGTTCGCAGGCCTCGACTTCATGGTGTCGTTCGACTTCTACATCAACGAGACCTCGCGTCACGCACACGTGATTCTGCCGCCGACGATGTCTCTCGAACGTGACCACTACGACCTGATCTTCAACTCCTTCGCGGTACACAACACTGCCAAGTACATGCCCGCGGTGGTGCCCAAGAAGGCCGAGGCAAAGCATGATTGGGAAATCTTCCGAGATCTGTCGCTGCGCTACAAGAGCCGGATGGCCGGTTCGACGATCGGTCGACTGAAGTCACGATTGACTCCGAAGAGCGTGATCGGCGAGGCACGCCTGCGACTTTCCCCCGCCCGCACCCTGGACATCCTGCTCCGCAGCCAACGAAAAGGATTGTCGCTCAAAAAACTTCGAGCCAACCCACACGGTGTCGATCTCGGACCACTGCGTCCCGGCTTCCCGCAGAAGCTGAAGACTCGGGACAAGCGGGTACAGCTGATTCAGGACATCGTTGTTGCCGAACTTCCCGCATTGGTGGACCTGATGCATTCGAGCGCCGTTGCGACCGGCGATGAATTGTTGCTGATCGGTCGTCGACACCTGCGCAGCAACAACTCGTGGATGCACAACACCGCCCGGCTCACCAAAGGCAAAGCGCGACATCAGCTTCTGGCCCACCCGGACGACCTGCAACACCGCGGCATCGAGGACGGGGCGATGGTTTCGGTGACCTCCGCCGCCGGGACCGTCGACATCGAGGTGGCGGCGTCGGAGAAGATGATGCCGGGTGTGGTGAGCATGCCGCATGGGTTCGGACATCAGCGCCCCGGCGTGGAGCTGTCCGTCGCCACGACGGTGACCGGCCCCAGTGTCAACGACATCACCGACCCGAGCCGTGTCGACGCCGTCTCGGCGAACGCGATCCTCAACGGCGTCCCGGTGCAGGTCCGAGCGAAATAG
- a CDS encoding serine hydrolase has protein sequence MTTLDLTASWPVDHVSAAVVTDSGVREEVGDTDRVYELASVTKLLSAYAVLVAVEEGAVELDQPAGPEGSTVRHLLAHASGLAFGDRTVQAPAGTKRIYSSAGFEVLAELIETEAGIAFPDYLDEAVCRPLQMTNTALPGSAGHGASSTLADLKKFAAELLEPTLLASQTLSSATAVQFPGLNGIVPGYGSHKPCDWGLGFELRGEKTPHWTGSDNSSATFGHFGQAGTFLWVDPSVRTACVVLTDRAFGDWAKPLWPELSDAVLAG, from the coding sequence GTGACCACCCTCGATCTCACGGCCTCCTGGCCCGTCGACCATGTCAGTGCAGCAGTCGTCACCGACTCCGGAGTTCGTGAAGAGGTCGGCGACACCGATCGCGTCTACGAGCTGGCCTCGGTCACCAAACTGCTCAGTGCGTACGCCGTTCTCGTCGCCGTCGAGGAAGGTGCGGTTGAGCTCGATCAACCCGCAGGGCCGGAAGGGTCGACGGTGCGTCACTTGCTGGCACACGCGTCGGGACTTGCGTTCGGCGACCGCACAGTCCAGGCACCGGCCGGTACCAAGCGGATCTACTCGAGCGCTGGGTTCGAGGTGCTGGCCGAACTGATCGAAACCGAGGCAGGCATCGCCTTTCCCGACTACCTCGACGAGGCCGTGTGCCGGCCACTGCAGATGACGAACACCGCGCTACCGGGATCGGCAGGCCACGGTGCCAGCTCCACCCTGGCGGACCTGAAGAAGTTCGCGGCCGAGTTGTTGGAACCGACGCTCCTCGCGTCGCAGACCCTCTCGTCGGCGACAGCCGTCCAGTTCCCCGGCCTCAATGGAATCGTGCCCGGGTACGGATCGCACAAGCCGTGCGACTGGGGACTCGGGTTCGAGCTGCGCGGAGAGAAGACCCCACACTGGACCGGAAGTGACAACTCGTCGGCCACGTTCGGGCACTTCGGGCAGGCCGGAACGTTCCTGTGGGTGGACCCGTCCGTGCGAACGGCATGCGTGGTGTTGACCGACCGAGCCTTCGGAGACTGGGCGAAACCGCTGTGGCCCGAACTGTCCGACGCCGTCCTTGCAGGGTGA
- a CDS encoding DUF3145 domain-containing protein, translated as MRGSNQFAEATSGVVYIHSSPAALCPHVEWALSDALDCRANLKWSAQPASDGQLRATTDWIGPVGTGATLAGILRSWQMLRFEVTEDPSEGVDGERFSHVPGLGLWRGSTSANGDVVLGEMRLRALMENNQGNLTAAVEHALGSDWDAALEPFRTGGAGAEVTWLSRNVG; from the coding sequence ATGCGTGGATCGAATCAATTCGCAGAAGCGACGTCGGGTGTCGTGTACATCCACTCGTCGCCCGCGGCGTTGTGCCCGCATGTCGAATGGGCGTTGTCCGACGCCCTCGATTGCCGTGCGAATTTGAAGTGGTCTGCGCAGCCGGCCTCCGACGGGCAGCTGCGCGCCACCACCGACTGGATCGGCCCGGTCGGCACCGGAGCGACCCTCGCCGGCATCCTGCGCTCGTGGCAGATGTTGCGCTTCGAGGTGACCGAGGACCCCAGCGAAGGCGTCGACGGCGAACGGTTCTCGCACGTACCCGGTCTGGGGCTGTGGCGTGGATCTACAAGCGCGAACGGTGACGTGGTCCTCGGCGAGATGCGTCTGCGAGCCCTCATGGAGAACAACCAGGGCAACCTCACCGCGGCCGTGGAGCATGCTCTCGGCTCGGACTGGGACGCCGCCCTCGAGCCGTTCCGCACCGGTGGTGCCGGAGCCGAAGTGACGTGGTTGAGCCGCAACGTCGGCTAG
- a CDS encoding cold-shock protein, which yields MLSTGKVIRFDEFKGYGFVAPDEGGEDVFIHVNDLDFDKRLLAPGVRVEYVAVDGDRGLKATQVQIIDGPASTALVTRRKPDVPFHDVPVSEHQQLEDVICDVLSEADFTAEVTEALLTANGTVTAAQILDIRSAMLRVAHDHKWIEN from the coding sequence ATGTTGTCGACCGGAAAAGTGATCAGATTCGACGAGTTCAAGGGGTACGGATTCGTAGCGCCGGACGAGGGCGGCGAGGACGTGTTCATCCACGTCAACGATCTGGATTTCGACAAAAGGCTGCTGGCACCGGGGGTTCGCGTCGAATACGTGGCCGTCGACGGCGACCGAGGACTCAAGGCCACTCAGGTACAGATCATCGACGGTCCGGCATCGACCGCGCTGGTCACCCGACGCAAGCCCGACGTGCCGTTCCACGACGTTCCGGTCAGCGAACACCAGCAGCTCGAAGACGTCATCTGCGACGTGCTCTCCGAAGCGGACTTCACTGCCGAAGTGACCGAGGCGCTGCTGACAGCCAACGGAACCGTGACGGCAGCGCAGATCCTCGACATCCGATCAGCGATGCTGCGAGTGGCTCACGACCACAAGTGGATCGAGAACTGA
- a CDS encoding acyl-CoA carboxylase subunit beta, with amino-acid sequence MTILAPVTRSGTSTDPRDPLARLENLFDAGTTVPLHDRDKSGILAASGEIDGVHTIAYCSDATVMGGAMGVDGCKHIVAAIDTAIEQRAPIVGVWHSGGARLAEGVEALHAVGLVFEAMVRASGLVPQVSVVLGFAAGGAAYGPALTDVVIMAPEGRVFVTGPDVVRSVTGEQVDMASLGGPDTHHKKSGVCHIVADSEMDAFTRARRLVSMFCEQGEFDIAAAEHGDTDLRALMPESNRRAYDVHPIVHELLDNVEGESTFEEFQGGWARSIVIGLGRISGRTVGVIANNPIRLGGCLNSESAEKAARFVRLCDAFGIPLIVVVDVPGYLPGVSMEWEGVVRRGAKLLHAFAEATVPRVTLVTRKIYGGAYIAMNARALGATAVYAWPGSEVAVMGAKAAVGILHKKALAAAPEEEREALHDRLTVEHENIAGGVERAVAIGVVDEVIEPSKTRSTVAKALAAAPAARGNHKNIPL; translated from the coding sequence ATGACCATTCTGGCCCCTGTCACACGATCCGGTACCTCCACCGATCCCCGCGATCCACTCGCCCGCCTCGAGAACCTGTTCGACGCCGGAACCACTGTGCCCCTGCACGATCGGGACAAATCCGGCATCCTCGCCGCATCCGGTGAAATCGACGGCGTCCACACCATCGCCTACTGCTCCGATGCCACCGTCATGGGCGGTGCCATGGGAGTAGACGGCTGCAAGCACATCGTCGCCGCCATCGACACGGCCATCGAGCAGCGCGCTCCGATCGTCGGCGTCTGGCACTCCGGAGGCGCTCGCCTCGCCGAGGGCGTCGAAGCTCTCCACGCCGTCGGACTCGTCTTCGAGGCCATGGTTCGAGCATCCGGCCTCGTCCCCCAAGTTTCCGTCGTCCTCGGCTTCGCAGCCGGCGGCGCCGCCTACGGTCCTGCGTTGACCGACGTCGTCATCATGGCTCCCGAGGGACGCGTGTTCGTCACCGGTCCCGACGTCGTCCGCAGCGTCACCGGTGAGCAGGTCGACATGGCCTCGCTCGGCGGCCCCGACACCCACCACAAGAAGTCCGGCGTGTGCCACATCGTCGCCGACAGCGAGATGGACGCGTTCACCCGTGCCCGCCGTCTGGTGTCCATGTTCTGCGAGCAGGGCGAATTCGACATCGCCGCCGCCGAGCACGGCGACACAGACCTCCGGGCGCTGATGCCCGAATCCAACCGTCGCGCATACGATGTGCACCCGATCGTGCACGAATTGCTGGACAACGTCGAAGGGGAATCCACCTTCGAGGAGTTCCAGGGCGGCTGGGCTCGCAGCATCGTCATCGGCCTCGGACGCATCAGCGGCCGCACCGTCGGCGTCATCGCCAACAATCCCATTCGCCTCGGCGGTTGCCTCAACTCCGAAAGCGCCGAGAAGGCCGCACGTTTCGTACGACTGTGTGACGCGTTCGGCATCCCGCTCATCGTGGTCGTCGACGTGCCCGGTTACCTTCCCGGCGTCAGCATGGAATGGGAAGGCGTCGTCCGCCGCGGCGCAAAGCTGTTGCACGCCTTCGCCGAAGCCACGGTCCCCCGCGTCACCCTGGTGACCCGCAAGATCTACGGCGGCGCATACATCGCGATGAACGCTCGCGCACTCGGTGCCACCGCCGTCTACGCCTGGCCCGGTTCCGAGGTCGCCGTGATGGGCGCGAAGGCCGCCGTCGGCATCCTGCACAAGAAGGCGCTCGCAGCCGCTCCCGAGGAGGAGCGTGAGGCACTGCACGATCGCCTCACCGTCGAGCACGAAAACATCGCCGGCGGCGTCGAGCGTGCCGTGGCCATCGGTGTCGTCGACGAGGTCATCGAGCCGAGCAAGACTCGCAGCACCGTCGCCAAGGCCCTCGCTGCTGCGCCCGCGGCACGCGGCAACCACAAGAACATTCCGCTCTGA
- a CDS encoding KasA/KasB family beta-ketoacyl-ACP synthase: MTNPSTANGRFPSVVVTSLAATTSLAGDVDATWKGLLNGDSGIATLEDDFVAEYDLPVRIGGHLAVNPQSLLSRVEIRRLSYVEQLATVLGREVWKNAGTPDVDPLRLGVSIGTGLGGGDSLIDANDKMKAGGYRKVSPLAVQMVMPNGPAAVVGLELKAQAGVITPVSACSSGSEAIAHAWRMIVMGDADMVVTGGVEGYIDAVPIASFSMMRAMSTNNDNPKGASRPFDKDRDGFVFGEAGALMVIETEEHAKARGATIHARLLGAGITSDGFHLVAPDPEGKGAARAMQRAIETAGLQKSDITHVNAHATATPIGDTAEALAINKAVGNHAAVYAPKSALGHSIGAVGALESVLTVLAVREGIIPPTLNLENQDPEIDLDVVKGEPRVGQIDYAINNSFGFGGHNVALAFGKA; encoded by the coding sequence ATGACCAACCCATCCACCGCCAACGGACGCTTCCCCAGTGTCGTCGTCACCAGCCTCGCTGCGACCACGTCACTCGCGGGTGACGTCGATGCCACGTGGAAGGGTCTGCTGAACGGCGACAGCGGAATCGCAACGCTGGAAGACGACTTCGTCGCCGAGTACGACCTGCCCGTGCGGATCGGCGGCCACCTCGCGGTGAACCCGCAGAGCCTGCTCTCACGGGTCGAGATTCGTCGCCTGAGCTACGTGGAGCAGCTGGCCACCGTGCTCGGTCGTGAGGTCTGGAAGAACGCCGGCACTCCCGACGTCGATCCCCTTCGCCTCGGTGTGTCGATCGGTACCGGCCTCGGTGGCGGCGATTCACTGATCGACGCGAACGACAAGATGAAGGCCGGCGGCTACCGCAAGGTGTCTCCGCTCGCCGTTCAGATGGTCATGCCGAACGGCCCCGCAGCGGTCGTCGGACTCGAGCTCAAAGCACAGGCCGGCGTCATCACCCCCGTCTCCGCCTGCTCCTCGGGATCGGAAGCCATCGCACACGCGTGGCGGATGATCGTGATGGGCGACGCGGACATGGTCGTCACCGGCGGCGTCGAGGGATACATCGACGCGGTTCCGATCGCCAGCTTCTCCATGATGCGGGCGATGAGCACCAACAACGACAATCCGAAGGGTGCGTCACGTCCGTTCGACAAGGATCGTGACGGCTTCGTCTTCGGTGAAGCGGGTGCGCTCATGGTCATCGAGACCGAGGAGCACGCCAAGGCACGCGGCGCAACGATCCACGCCCGCCTGCTCGGTGCCGGAATCACCTCCGACGGGTTCCACCTCGTGGCTCCCGACCCGGAGGGCAAGGGTGCCGCGCGCGCTATGCAGCGTGCGATCGAGACCGCAGGTCTGCAGAAGTCCGACATCACCCACGTGAACGCCCACGCAACGGCAACTCCCATCGGAGACACCGCCGAGGCGCTGGCGATCAACAAGGCCGTCGGCAATCACGCAGCGGTGTACGCACCGAAATCCGCTCTGGGCCACTCGATCGGTGCCGTCGGCGCTCTCGAGTCGGTTCTGACGGTGCTGGCAGTGCGCGAGGGAATCATCCCTCCCACACTGAATTTGGAGAATCAGGATCCCGAGATCGATCTCGACGTCGTCAAGGGCGAGCCCCGCGTCGGACAGATCGATTACGCGATCAACAACTCGTTCGGATTCGGTGGGCACAACGTAGCGCTCGCCTTCGGAAAGGCGTGA
- the acpM gene encoding meromycolate extension acyl carrier protein AcpM: MTSAFYTEEKGATTVASQEDLIAGLAEIIEEVTGIEPSEVTIEKSFVDDLDIDSLSMVEIAVQTEDKYGVKIPDEDLAGLRTVGDAVNYIQKLEAENPEAAEAIKAKLDDSASE; this comes from the coding sequence ATGACTTCGGCGTTCTACACAGAAGAGAAGGGAGCCACAACAGTGGCCAGCCAGGAAGACCTCATCGCCGGACTTGCAGAGATCATCGAGGAGGTCACGGGCATCGAACCGTCCGAGGTGACCATCGAGAAGTCCTTCGTGGACGACCTCGACATCGACTCACTCTCCATGGTCGAGATCGCAGTGCAGACCGAGGACAAGTACGGCGTGAAGATCCCCGACGAGGACCTCGCAGGTCTGCGCACCGTCGGCGACGCCGTCAACTACATCCAGAAGCTCGAAGCGGAGAACCCCGAAGCCGCAGAAGCTATCAAGGCCAAGCTCGACGACTCCGCGAGCGAGTGA
- a CDS encoding ACP S-malonyltransferase, translating into MIALLAPGQGSQTPGMLLPWLELPGAADRLALWSKASGLDLVRLGTTATAEEITDTAVTQPLVVASALLAFEEIASRGLFPEDAIIAGHSVGELAAAAIAGVISSDDAVSLAAVRGAAMAKACALEPTGMSAVLGGDEAAVLARLEELDLAPANVNAAGQIVAAGLLTKLAELAESAPEKARVRALPVAGAFHTKFMASAGDTVAAAAAAITPSEPTRTLLSNSDGQPVASGADALNKLAAQVTRPVRWDLCNAYLRTAQVTGLVELPPAGALVGIAKRELRGVANLGLKTPADISAMAELG; encoded by the coding sequence GTGATTGCGTTGCTTGCGCCCGGTCAGGGCTCCCAGACTCCCGGCATGCTGTTGCCTTGGCTCGAATTGCCAGGCGCGGCAGACCGACTCGCGTTGTGGTCGAAGGCCTCCGGTCTCGACCTCGTCCGCCTCGGCACCACAGCTACCGCCGAGGAGATCACCGACACCGCGGTGACCCAGCCCCTGGTCGTCGCGTCGGCCCTGCTCGCATTCGAAGAGATCGCATCTCGTGGCCTGTTCCCCGAGGACGCCATCATCGCCGGACACTCGGTGGGCGAACTCGCCGCCGCTGCGATCGCAGGCGTCATCTCCTCCGACGACGCCGTGTCACTCGCTGCCGTCCGTGGCGCAGCAATGGCCAAGGCGTGCGCACTGGAGCCGACCGGCATGTCCGCCGTGCTCGGCGGCGACGAAGCTGCCGTCCTGGCGCGACTCGAAGAACTCGACCTCGCCCCGGCCAACGTCAACGCTGCAGGCCAGATCGTCGCAGCCGGATTGCTCACCAAACTGGCCGAGTTGGCCGAGAGCGCGCCCGAGAAGGCTCGGGTTCGCGCTTTGCCGGTCGCAGGCGCATTCCACACCAAGTTCATGGCATCTGCGGGCGACACCGTTGCCGCAGCCGCTGCCGCCATCACCCCGTCGGAGCCGACGCGGACGCTGCTGTCCAACTCGGACGGTCAGCCGGTCGCCTCCGGTGCCGATGCACTGAACAAGCTTGCCGCTCAGGTCACTCGCCCCGTGCGATGGGATCTGTGCAACGCCTACCTGCGCACCGCGCAGGTCACCGGACTTGTGGAACTGCCCCCGGCAGGCGCATTGGTCGGCATCGCCAAACGCGAACTGCGCGGCGTTGCCAATCTCGGCCTGAAGACACCGGCGGACATTTCCGCAATGGCCGAGCTCGGTTAG
- a CDS encoding CdaR family transcriptional regulator, with product MSDAKPGSPDSASARDVSRRDAYREALRESLTSDNEVHLPVASLAPSRQKRDPLPDALLRRVKQFSGRLSTEAVTTMQGQLPFFGDLDAAQRASVQLLIQTAVDNFLEWLKNPNSDIRFSLDAFQVIPQDLARRLTLRQTVDMVRVAMEFFEQWLPALARNDQQLVALTEAVLRYGRELGFAAASVYASAAESRGAWDTRLEALVVDAVVRGDTGSDMLSRAATLNWDATAPATVLVGTPPDDRGVSVVGTVHAVAQKHGRAALAVVQGTRLVMVVSGQLDDTATHRAFIDDMLQNFSDGPVVIGPTTRTLGAAHSSAVEAFAGMQAVAGWRGAPRPVHAGELLPERALLNDGAAISALNDHVVVPLAAAGSGLADTLDAYLDCGGAVETCARQLFVHPNTVRYRLKRIAEVTGRDPTHPRDAYVLRVAATVGRLARTHHEPPHPAPYVTQVTFGEVVT from the coding sequence ATGTCCGATGCGAAGCCCGGTTCACCGGACAGTGCGTCCGCACGCGATGTGTCCCGACGCGACGCCTACCGTGAGGCGTTGCGTGAGTCGTTGACCTCGGACAACGAAGTGCATCTTCCGGTCGCCTCACTGGCTCCCTCACGCCAGAAACGCGATCCACTGCCCGATGCCCTGCTGCGACGCGTCAAGCAGTTCTCCGGCCGACTCTCGACCGAGGCCGTCACCACCATGCAGGGCCAGCTGCCGTTCTTCGGTGATCTCGACGCCGCCCAACGTGCCAGCGTCCAGCTGTTGATTCAGACAGCCGTCGACAACTTTCTCGAATGGCTGAAGAACCCCAACAGCGATATTCGCTTCAGCCTCGACGCATTTCAGGTCATCCCCCAAGACCTTGCCCGACGCCTCACTCTGCGCCAGACGGTCGACATGGTGCGGGTGGCGATGGAGTTCTTCGAGCAATGGCTTCCGGCGCTGGCCCGCAACGACCAGCAGTTGGTGGCCCTGACCGAGGCCGTATTGCGGTATGGGCGCGAGCTCGGCTTCGCGGCCGCGTCGGTCTACGCCAGCGCCGCCGAGTCCCGTGGAGCCTGGGATACCCGCCTCGAGGCCCTCGTGGTCGACGCGGTGGTGCGTGGAGACACCGGCTCGGACATGCTCTCGCGCGCCGCCACGTTGAACTGGGACGCCACGGCACCCGCGACGGTACTGGTCGGCACTCCTCCCGACGACCGAGGCGTCTCGGTGGTCGGAACCGTGCACGCCGTGGCGCAGAAGCACGGCCGCGCGGCACTTGCCGTGGTGCAGGGAACGCGGCTGGTGATGGTGGTGAGCGGTCAGCTCGACGACACTGCCACGCATCGCGCATTCATCGACGACATGCTGCAGAACTTCTCGGACGGCCCCGTCGTCATCGGCCCGACCACTCGCACTCTCGGCGCGGCGCACTCGAGCGCGGTGGAGGCCTTCGCCGGGATGCAGGCGGTGGCGGGTTGGCGGGGTGCGCCGCGTCCGGTGCACGCAGGTGAGTTGCTGCCCGAACGCGCACTGCTCAACGACGGCGCAGCGATATCGGCGTTGAACGATCACGTGGTGGTTCCGTTGGCGGCGGCCGGTTCCGGTTTGGCCGACACGCTCGACGCCTATCTGGACTGTGGTGGTGCCGTGGAAACCTGCGCACGGCAGCTGTTTGTTCATCCAAATACGGTCCGATATCGCCTCAAGCGAATCGCCGAGGTCACCGGTCGCGACCCCACTCACCCGCGCGATGCGTACGTGCTCAGGGTCGCGGCAACGGTAGGTAGGTTGGCTCGAACCCATCACGAACCGCCCCATCCTGCCCCATATGTCACACAGGTCACATTCGGAGAAGTGGTCACGTAA
- a CDS encoding DUF3052 domain-containing protein, with product MVAAADAQNYAQKLGITRDMVVQELGWDEDTDDDLRADVEDAIGGETLDEDSDEVIDVVLLWWRDGDGDLVDALMDAIGPLSDDGIVWVLSPKTGMSGHVEPSEIAESAPTAGLTQTSAANLGDWIGSRLVQPKTPATKR from the coding sequence GTGGTCGCCGCGGCGGACGCTCAGAACTACGCTCAGAAACTTGGCATCACTCGCGACATGGTCGTACAGGAGCTGGGCTGGGACGAGGACACCGACGATGATCTGCGCGCCGACGTAGAAGATGCGATCGGTGGCGAGACCCTCGACGAGGATTCCGACGAGGTGATCGACGTTGTACTGCTGTGGTGGCGCGACGGAGACGGTGACCTGGTCGATGCACTCATGGATGCAATCGGTCCGCTCTCGGACGATGGCATCGTGTGGGTCCTCAGCCCCAAAACCGGCATGTCCGGTCACGTCGAACCCAGTGAGATTGCCGAGTCCGCCCCGACCGCAGGATTGACGCAGACCTCTGCGGCAAACCTCGGTGACTGGATCGGAAGTCGATTGGTTCAGCCCAAGACCCCCGCCACCAAGCGGTAG